In a single window of the Micromonospora sp. WMMD1155 genome:
- the murF gene encoding UDP-N-acetylmuramoyl-tripeptide--D-alanyl-D-alanine ligase — translation MIALSLAEVAAAVEGRLVAADPAATVTGSVEFDSRKVGPGSLFVAFPGEKVDGHDYAATAIEAGAVAVLGSREVPGVPMVLVDDALTAMGRLARAAVDRLPDLTVVGVTGSSGKTTTKDLIGQLTARLGATVAPPGSFNNELGHPYTALQAGPNTRYLVMEKGARGIGHVRYLCELVPPRISVVLNVGTSHIGEFGSQDNIALAKGELVEALPADGLAVLNADDPRVAAMASRTEARVVRYGEASDADVRAEDVTLDERGHPSYTLVTPEGRVPVRLGLTGRHQVGNTLAAAAVARELGMPLAELATALGELGLVSTRRMDVFDRPDGVTVIDDSYNANPASMAVAVRALAGIGQGRRTVAVLGYMAELGPFERDGHAEVGRLAAELGVDRLLVVGEPAAPIHEGATAVANWGGESVLLTDQAAAVEVLRSELRPGDVVLVKGSRYRTWEVADALRADAAAGEAGR, via the coding sequence ATGATCGCGTTGAGCCTGGCCGAGGTGGCCGCCGCCGTCGAGGGGCGGCTCGTCGCCGCCGACCCGGCCGCCACCGTCACCGGCAGCGTCGAGTTCGACTCGCGCAAGGTGGGTCCGGGGTCGCTCTTCGTGGCATTCCCCGGGGAGAAGGTCGACGGGCACGACTACGCGGCGACGGCGATCGAGGCCGGCGCGGTGGCGGTGCTGGGCAGCCGCGAGGTGCCCGGGGTGCCGATGGTGCTGGTCGACGACGCGCTGACCGCGATGGGCCGGTTGGCCCGCGCCGCGGTGGACCGGCTCCCCGACCTGACCGTGGTCGGTGTGACCGGCTCCTCCGGCAAGACCACCACCAAGGACCTGATCGGCCAGCTCACCGCCCGGCTCGGGGCCACGGTGGCGCCGCCCGGCTCGTTCAACAACGAACTGGGTCACCCGTACACCGCCCTGCAGGCCGGACCGAACACCCGCTACCTGGTGATGGAGAAGGGCGCCCGCGGGATCGGGCACGTGCGCTACCTGTGCGAGCTGGTGCCGCCGCGGATCTCCGTGGTGCTCAACGTCGGCACGTCGCACATCGGCGAATTCGGTTCGCAGGACAACATCGCGCTGGCCAAGGGCGAGCTGGTCGAGGCCCTGCCGGCCGACGGACTGGCCGTGCTGAACGCCGACGACCCCCGGGTGGCCGCGATGGCGAGCCGCACCGAGGCCCGGGTGGTCCGCTACGGCGAGGCGTCGGACGCCGACGTACGCGCCGAGGACGTCACGTTGGACGAGCGGGGGCACCCGTCGTACACCCTGGTCACCCCGGAGGGGCGCGTGCCGGTGCGGCTCGGTCTGACCGGCCGCCACCAGGTCGGTAACACGCTCGCCGCGGCGGCGGTCGCCCGGGAGCTGGGCATGCCGCTGGCGGAGCTGGCCACGGCCCTCGGTGAGCTGGGCCTGGTCTCGACCCGGCGGATGGACGTCTTCGACCGGCCCGACGGGGTGACGGTCATCGACGACTCGTACAACGCCAACCCGGCCTCGATGGCGGTGGCGGTGCGGGCGCTGGCCGGCATCGGCCAGGGGCGGCGTACCGTCGCGGTGCTCGGTTACATGGCCGAGCTGGGCCCGTTCGAGCGGGACGGCCACGCCGAGGTCGGTCGACTCGCCGCCGAACTGGGTGTCGACCGGCTCCTCGTGGTGGGTGAGCCGGCTGCGCCGATCCACGAAGGCGCGACAGCGGTAGCGAACTGGGGAGGAGAGTCGGTGCTGCTCACCGATCAGGCAGCGGCCGTCGAGGTGCTGCGGAGCGAACTACGACCGGGTGACGTCGTCCTGGTCAAGGGCTCCCGGTATCGGACCTGGGAGGTGGCCGACGCCCTGCGCGCCGACGCCGCCGCCGGGGAGGCCGGCCGATGA